From Ramlibacter tataouinensis, the proteins below share one genomic window:
- a CDS encoding S1C family serine protease, with protein sequence MDTPSSSSRELADAVERVAPSVLGVRVRRFGTSSALCWRPGVLVTTACTVGHADRVQLIGSGGEALMGTVRGVDPGTDMAVVAAEGNWPSAERRLDSAARVGDFVFALGRDASGMAHASFGRVGAVAGAWRSWRGGHLDRYIRLDGGLYPGLMGAPVCDEQGQVLGIASAVLARHHGMVVPAATVDRVADALLSHGRVRHGHLGIAAQPVQLSAAMRAAVDVSSDTGLLVSGIGEESAAARGGLQVGDIIVAVGGRPVPSVEALRDLLGGEQIGARLRLLVLRVGVPQELSVEVGERRGHRC encoded by the coding sequence ATGGACACTCCTTCTTCTTCCTCCCGCGAACTGGCGGACGCGGTCGAGCGCGTGGCGCCATCGGTGCTGGGCGTGCGGGTGCGCCGCTTCGGCACCTCCTCAGCGCTGTGCTGGCGGCCGGGCGTGCTGGTCACGACTGCCTGCACGGTCGGCCATGCCGACCGCGTGCAGCTGATCGGCAGCGGCGGCGAGGCGCTGATGGGCACCGTGCGCGGCGTCGACCCCGGCACCGACATGGCGGTGGTGGCAGCCGAAGGCAACTGGCCGAGCGCCGAGCGCCGCCTCGATTCGGCCGCGCGCGTCGGCGATTTCGTGTTCGCGCTCGGCCGCGATGCTTCCGGCATGGCGCACGCCAGCTTTGGCCGCGTGGGCGCGGTGGCCGGTGCCTGGCGGAGCTGGCGCGGCGGCCACCTCGATCGCTACATTCGCCTGGACGGCGGCCTGTACCCCGGCTTGATGGGTGCGCCGGTGTGCGACGAACAGGGGCAAGTGCTGGGCATCGCCAGCGCCGTGCTCGCGCGGCACCACGGCATGGTCGTTCCCGCCGCCACGGTCGATCGCGTCGCCGACGCGCTGCTGTCGCACGGCCGTGTGCGCCACGGGCATCTGGGCATCGCCGCGCAGCCGGTGCAGTTGTCGGCGGCGATGCGGGCGGCCGTGGACGTGTCCAGCGACACCGGCCTGCTCGTATCGGGGATCGGCGAGGAAAGCGCCGCCGCCCGTGGGGGATTGCAGGTGGGCGACATCATCGTGGCCGTGGGCGGGCGCCCCGTGCCCAGTGTGGAAGCCCTGCGCGACCTGCTGGGCGGCGAGCAGATCGGTGCGCGCCTGCGCCTGCTGGTGCTGCGCGTCGGTGTGCCCCAGGAACTGAGCGTGGAAGTGGGCGAGCGGCGGGGACACCGCTGCTAG
- a CDS encoding VOC family protein, giving the protein MVSKNTICLWYDGTALEAAQFYAATFPDSVVGTVHRAPGDYPSGKEGDVLTVEFIVMGIPCLGLNGGPVFKHNEAFSFQVATDDQAETDRLWNAIVENGGQESACGWCKDKWGLSWQITPRVLMDAIADPDRAAAKRAFEAMMKMGKIDIAAIEAARKG; this is encoded by the coding sequence ATGGTCAGCAAGAACACGATTTGTCTCTGGTACGACGGCACGGCCCTGGAAGCCGCGCAGTTCTACGCGGCCACGTTTCCCGACAGCGTGGTGGGTACGGTTCACCGGGCGCCCGGCGACTATCCGTCCGGCAAGGAAGGCGATGTGCTCACGGTCGAGTTCATCGTGATGGGCATCCCCTGTCTCGGCCTGAACGGCGGGCCGGTGTTCAAGCACAACGAGGCCTTCTCGTTCCAGGTCGCCACCGACGACCAGGCCGAAACCGATCGCTTGTGGAATGCGATCGTCGAGAACGGCGGGCAGGAAAGCGCATGCGGCTGGTGCAAGGACAAGTGGGGCTTGTCGTGGCAGATCACGCCACGTGTCCTCATGGACGCGATCGCCGATCCCGATCGCGCGGCAGCGAAGCGCGCTTTCGAAGCCATGATGAAAATGGGAAAGATCGACATTGCGGCCATCGAAGCGGCGCGCAAGGGCTGA
- a CDS encoding H-NS family nucleoid-associated regulatory protein, translating to MATYLELQKQIESLQREADALKAKERKGVIARMKEAIAAYGISAGELGLVSRTSKAAAGNGKAKTRRTKRSAGSASVAYADSNGNTWGGRGKRPNWLREALANGAKLEDFAARK from the coding sequence ATGGCGACTTACCTTGAACTCCAAAAGCAGATCGAATCTCTCCAGCGCGAAGCCGATGCGCTGAAAGCCAAGGAGCGCAAAGGCGTCATTGCGCGGATGAAAGAAGCCATTGCCGCATATGGAATTTCCGCCGGTGAGCTGGGCCTGGTGTCCCGCACCAGCAAGGCCGCCGCCGGCAATGGCAAGGCCAAGACCAGGCGCACCAAGCGGAGCGCAGGCAGCGCGTCCGTGGCTTATGCCGATTCGAATGGGAACACCTGGGGCGGGCGGGGCAAGCGTCCGAACTGGCTGCGGGAAGCCTTGGCGAATGGGGCGAAGCTCGAAGATTTCGCGGCCAGGAAGTAG
- a CDS encoding DUF3348 family protein: MRSSFGSSRLVRLLGEGVPVAEAPGMDFAERLSLWLNAFDAIGLQSAHQAIRSLDAAAGTVAVRASRSGDLADDLQRVRSVLAKAIAQDPLAMAATAPGDEPAYLPYQQRHLELQRQMEQMVGALRDHARQAVCRASPRLRRLAALDAALEQVLARREQETLPAAIALLKRRFEQLRSAGTTDAFAGEWRQALLAELELRLEPVTGLIEALRNEARAC, translated from the coding sequence TTGCGCAGCAGTTTCGGCAGTTCAAGGCTTGTCCGCCTGCTCGGCGAGGGCGTTCCGGTGGCGGAAGCGCCCGGAATGGACTTCGCCGAGCGCCTGAGCTTGTGGCTGAACGCCTTCGATGCAATCGGCCTGCAGTCGGCGCACCAGGCGATCCGTTCCCTGGACGCGGCCGCCGGTACGGTTGCCGTGCGCGCGAGTCGCAGCGGCGATCTCGCGGACGACCTGCAGCGCGTTCGCTCCGTGCTGGCCAAAGCCATCGCCCAGGACCCGCTGGCCATGGCCGCCACCGCGCCCGGCGATGAACCCGCTTACCTGCCTTACCAGCAGCGCCATTTGGAACTGCAACGGCAGATGGAGCAGATGGTCGGCGCCCTGCGCGACCACGCACGCCAGGCGGTCTGCCGCGCATCGCCGCGGCTTCGGCGGCTGGCCGCGCTCGATGCCGCGCTGGAACAGGTGCTCGCGCGCCGCGAACAGGAAACGCTGCCCGCGGCCATCGCGCTGCTGAAGCGTCGTTTCGAGCAGCTGCGCTCGGCCGGCACGACGGATGCCTTTGCCGGGGAATGGCGCCAGGCGCTGCTGGCGGAACTGGAGCTGCGCCTGGAACCCGTGACGGGCCTGATCGAGGCCCTGCGCAACGAAGCCAGGGCCTGTTGA
- a CDS encoding DUF802 domain-containing protein, with protein MNKLSFALPFAIGLVIVAWVGMGFAAGSWLPLAVTAVILAVYVLGAVELSRFRASTAGLHKALQDLSQPPASLGDWLERVPAGLRAAVRQRVEADRGTLPGPALTPYLVGLLVMLGMLGTFLGMVVTFKGAVFALEGSTDLQAIRGALAEPVRGLGLSFGTSVAGVAASAMLGLLSALSRRERAEAVRLLDSRMADALQPFSLVHQRQESFRAQQLQARALPELVDALQALMQRIEARSEQLDQQLLERHAQFQRDATHAYTELARGVGASLQENLVAGARQAGETIRPVVEGAMAQVVQESQRTHERLAAAAQAQVDALSQQFGATARTVSDSWTAALQTHARTSEALATQLQGCLSGFSETFEQRSAALLAGVGEHADAHAAATLAESTRLLEQSRALVQSREEAESRWVTQQGERMEQLTALWRTELAALREQENRNGQAAVERLGELQAAVAQHLGTLGAALEAPITRLLHTASEVPEAAAGVIAQLREEMSRVAERDNLALQERSELLARLSALLQSVNQAAGEQRAATEALLAAAASVLEQAGARFAQVLEAQSGQAATTAAHTTASAVELSSLAEAFGHSVQLFQGGNEKLVETLQRVEASLERSTARSDEQLAYYVAQAREVIDLSISSQHDLLENLRTLQVAPARPAAVAVGVPG; from the coding sequence ATGAACAAACTATCTTTTGCATTGCCCTTTGCCATCGGCCTGGTGATCGTCGCCTGGGTCGGCATGGGTTTCGCCGCCGGCAGCTGGCTCCCCCTGGCGGTGACGGCGGTGATCCTCGCGGTGTACGTGCTGGGCGCCGTCGAACTGAGCCGGTTCCGCGCCTCCACCGCCGGACTGCACAAGGCGCTGCAGGACCTTTCCCAGCCGCCCGCATCGCTGGGCGACTGGCTGGAGCGGGTGCCGGCCGGCCTGCGCGCCGCCGTGCGCCAGCGGGTGGAAGCGGACCGCGGCACGCTGCCCGGGCCGGCGCTCACGCCTTACCTGGTCGGGCTGCTGGTGATGCTGGGCATGCTGGGCACCTTCCTGGGCATGGTGGTCACCTTCAAGGGCGCGGTGTTCGCGCTGGAGGGTTCGACCGACCTGCAGGCCATCCGCGGCGCCCTGGCCGAACCCGTGCGCGGCCTGGGGCTCTCGTTCGGCACCTCGGTGGCGGGCGTGGCAGCCTCGGCCATGCTCGGCCTGCTGTCGGCCCTGAGCCGGCGCGAGCGGGCCGAGGCCGTGCGCCTGCTGGACTCGCGCATGGCCGACGCGCTGCAGCCCTTCTCGCTGGTGCACCAGCGCCAGGAGAGCTTCCGCGCGCAGCAGCTGCAGGCGCGTGCGCTGCCCGAGCTGGTCGACGCATTGCAGGCCTTGATGCAGCGCATCGAAGCGCGCAGCGAGCAGCTGGACCAGCAGCTGCTGGAGCGCCACGCGCAGTTCCAGCGCGACGCCACGCACGCCTACACCGAGCTGGCGCGCGGCGTCGGCGCCTCTTTGCAGGAGAACCTGGTCGCCGGTGCGCGCCAGGCCGGCGAGACGATCCGTCCCGTGGTCGAGGGGGCGATGGCCCAGGTGGTGCAGGAATCGCAGCGCACGCACGAGCGCCTGGCCGCCGCGGCGCAGGCGCAGGTGGATGCGCTGTCGCAGCAGTTCGGCGCCACCGCCCGGACGGTCTCCGACTCGTGGACCGCGGCGCTGCAGACGCACGCGCGCACCAGCGAGGCACTGGCCACGCAGCTGCAAGGCTGCCTGAGCGGCTTCAGCGAAACCTTCGAGCAGCGCAGCGCCGCGCTGCTGGCCGGCGTGGGCGAACACGCCGATGCGCATGCGGCGGCGACGCTGGCCGAATCCACCCGCCTGCTGGAGCAATCGCGCGCCCTGGTGCAATCGCGCGAGGAAGCCGAGAGCCGCTGGGTGACCCAGCAAGGCGAGCGCATGGAGCAGCTCACGGCCTTGTGGCGCACGGAACTGGCCGCGCTGCGCGAGCAGGAAAACCGGAACGGCCAGGCCGCGGTCGAGCGCCTGGGCGAGCTGCAGGCCGCGGTTGCGCAGCACCTGGGCACCCTGGGCGCGGCGCTGGAAGCGCCCATCACGCGCCTGCTGCACACCGCCTCCGAAGTGCCCGAGGCCGCTGCCGGCGTGATCGCGCAGCTGCGCGAAGAGATGAGCCGCGTCGCCGAGCGCGACAACCTCGCCCTGCAGGAACGCAGCGAGCTGCTGGCGCGCCTGTCCGCGCTGCTGCAGTCCGTCAACCAGGCCGCCGGCGAGCAACGCGCCGCGACCGAAGCCCTGCTCGCCGCCGCCGCGTCCGTGCTGGAACAGGCCGGCGCACGCTTCGCGCAGGTGCTGGAGGCACAGTCCGGCCAGGCGGCCACCACGGCGGCCCACACCACTGCCAGCGCCGTGGAGCTGTCCAGCCTGGCGGAAGCCTTCGGCCACAGCGTGCAGCTGTTCCAGGGCGGCAACGAGAAGCTGGTCGAGACGCTGCAGCGCGTGGAGGCTTCGCTGGAGCGCTCCACCGCGCGCAGCGACGAGCAGCTGGCCTACTACGTGGCGCAGGCGCGCGAGGTGATCGACCTGAGCATCAGCTCGCAGCACGACCTGCTGGAGAACCTGCGCACACTGCAGGTCGCGCCGGCCAGGCCGGCCGCGGTGGCCGTCGGGGTGCCGGGATGA
- a CDS encoding OmpA family protein, whose amino-acid sequence MMELDEADGAAHEVAPVWAVFADLMSGLLGAFVLILLGVLVVQMDLVASLESEIEKRRIEEQRRMALEKALAVPLAAGRITVSDGRIGISGSVLFAVNSDQLRPEGRQLLRSLVHPLRVYLGERNEMLMVSGFTDDKPITSANHRFEDNLELSAQRALNVTRALIEEGMPSGQVFAAAFGAEQPVASNANEKGRALNRRVEMAPVPRAPHGAKGTGGAPS is encoded by the coding sequence ATGATGGAGCTGGACGAGGCCGACGGCGCCGCCCACGAGGTGGCGCCCGTCTGGGCCGTATTTGCCGACCTGATGTCGGGCCTGCTCGGCGCCTTCGTGCTGATCCTGCTGGGCGTGCTGGTGGTGCAGATGGACCTGGTGGCCAGCCTGGAATCGGAGATCGAGAAGCGCCGCATCGAGGAGCAGCGCCGCATGGCGCTGGAGAAGGCGCTCGCGGTCCCGCTGGCCGCCGGCCGCATCACCGTGAGCGACGGGCGCATCGGCATCAGCGGCAGCGTGCTGTTCGCCGTCAACTCCGACCAGTTGCGCCCCGAAGGGCGCCAGCTGCTGCGCAGCCTGGTGCACCCGCTGCGCGTGTACCTGGGCGAGCGCAATGAAATGCTGATGGTCAGCGGCTTCACCGACGACAAGCCCATCACCAGCGCCAACCATCGCTTCGAGGACAACCTGGAGCTGTCGGCGCAGCGCGCTTTGAACGTCACCCGGGCACTGATCGAGGAAGGCATGCCCTCCGGGCAGGTGTTCGCGGCGGCCTTCGGCGCCGAGCAGCCGGTGGCATCAAACGCCAACGAAAAGGGGCGCGCCCTGAACCGGCGGGTGGAGATGGCCCCGGTGCCGCGAGCGCCGCACGGCGCCAAGGGCACGGGAGGAGCGCCGTCTTGA
- a CDS encoding DUF2894 domain-containing protein, whose protein sequence is MNPATLQERIAALRARGAARLEPVRFHALESLARRLPAQSADVQAVLSGKLQAALGECEQRLAPYPAQPAPPIRPAARRAAPVSPLAPLNQQLRAAAAARALGAAGEPHDPDELASAHRFRQAWSRGHTLDRLAQALARRPAQSGPLNSHALVLQSLAMMRELSPDYLRRFVVYAESLQWLEQAATPDARESGKPAAKTARRGRAKK, encoded by the coding sequence TTGAATCCGGCCACGCTGCAGGAGCGCATCGCCGCGCTTCGCGCACGCGGCGCCGCACGGCTGGAGCCGGTGCGCTTCCACGCCCTGGAGTCGCTGGCGCGCCGGCTGCCGGCGCAGTCGGCGGACGTGCAGGCCGTGCTGAGCGGGAAGTTGCAGGCAGCGCTGGGCGAATGCGAGCAGCGCCTCGCGCCCTACCCTGCGCAGCCGGCGCCGCCCATCCGGCCAGCCGCGCGCCGCGCGGCACCGGTCAGCCCGCTCGCGCCGCTGAACCAGCAGTTGCGCGCCGCCGCCGCCGCGCGCGCCCTTGGCGCGGCCGGCGAGCCGCATGACCCGGATGAACTGGCCAGCGCGCACCGCTTCCGCCAGGCCTGGAGCCGCGGCCACACGCTGGACCGCCTGGCCCAAGCGCTCGCCCGCAGGCCCGCGCAGTCGGGGCCGCTGAACTCGCATGCGCTGGTGCTGCAGTCGCTGGCGATGATGCGCGAGCTGTCGCCCGACTACCTGCGGCGCTTCGTGGTCTACGCCGAGTCCTTGCAGTGGCTGGAGCAGGCAGCGACGCCGGATGCGCGCGAGTCCGGCAAGCCGGCGGCCAAGACGGCGCGGCGCGGGCGCGCGAAGAAATAG
- the mdoH gene encoding glucans biosynthesis glucosyltransferase MdoH — protein MDPAHSTRLNSAPPIRRGSMVPRPWLGFAASIAALRQGQGTGPTGSDPPEPWERAAVRRRRVLLSAIVLSAMGAATVLGQGLASGAHPMLRIPLVALYALLFAWVTAGFATALMGLVVQWLGDRHALSAASVADRPITADARTAIIMPICNEHAATVFAGLAATCESLVATGAGRLFDLYVLSDSSDADTRAQEVTAWSSLRATLGDAMHVFYRCRRRRTRRKAGNVADFCRRWGRDYRYMVVLDADSVMSGECLVSLVQLMEAHPRAGIIQTLPHAWGLSTLHARAQQFTGHVTGRLFAAGMQYWQLGESHYWGHNAIIRIEPFMKHCGLAPLAGRGGLAGDIMSHDFVEAALMRRAGWHVWLVPDLDGSYEQQPPNLVEELQRDRRWCQGNLLNARLVAEPGLHPVHRAMLVTGAMAYLSAPLWLVFVLLGALAWLATGTPSGAGHGVPAGVLALWTCTVTMLALPRLLGVLVIALRRETAPYGGPAALLKGALLEGLLSVLQAPLRMAAHSVFVAVALTGWKLEWKSPPREAEAVPWAEAARRSAPISALVAVLLAGALALNTHMALWLLPVALPLLFAAPLAVLTSGSWVGERIRAAGLLLTPEEWRTPRVLRRARWRVLQPALALRLAGMPSPIITVPDTRPAANSDFGPWTEGDRVGERARRSHGGGGPLH, from the coding sequence ATGGACCCTGCTCATTCCACCCGATTGAACAGCGCGCCGCCGATCCGGCGCGGCTCGATGGTGCCGCGACCCTGGCTCGGCTTTGCCGCAAGCATTGCAGCGCTGCGGCAAGGCCAAGGCACCGGCCCGACGGGGAGCGACCCGCCCGAACCCTGGGAGCGGGCGGCGGTGCGCCGGCGGCGCGTGCTGCTGTCGGCGATCGTGCTGTCGGCCATGGGTGCGGCGACGGTCCTCGGCCAAGGCCTGGCGTCCGGCGCGCATCCGATGCTGCGCATTCCGCTGGTGGCGCTCTATGCGCTGCTTTTCGCCTGGGTCACCGCCGGCTTCGCCACCGCGCTCATGGGCCTCGTCGTGCAATGGCTCGGCGACAGGCATGCGCTCAGCGCGGCCTCGGTGGCCGACCGGCCGATCACCGCGGATGCGCGCACGGCGATCATCATGCCGATCTGCAACGAGCACGCGGCCACCGTGTTCGCCGGCCTGGCGGCGACCTGCGAGTCGCTCGTCGCCACCGGCGCGGGGCGCTTGTTCGACCTGTACGTGCTGTCCGACAGCAGTGACGCCGACACCCGGGCGCAGGAAGTCACGGCCTGGAGTTCGCTGCGCGCCACGCTGGGCGATGCCATGCACGTGTTCTACCGCTGCCGCCGGCGCCGCACGCGCCGCAAGGCGGGCAACGTGGCCGACTTCTGCCGTCGCTGGGGGCGCGACTACCGCTACATGGTGGTGCTCGACGCCGACAGCGTGATGAGCGGCGAGTGCCTGGTGTCGCTGGTGCAACTGATGGAGGCGCATCCACGCGCCGGCATCATCCAGACGCTGCCGCATGCGTGGGGCTTGTCGACGCTGCACGCCCGGGCCCAGCAGTTCACGGGCCATGTCACGGGGCGGCTCTTTGCCGCCGGCATGCAGTACTGGCAACTGGGCGAGTCCCACTACTGGGGCCACAACGCGATCATCCGCATCGAGCCCTTCATGAAGCATTGCGGCCTGGCGCCGCTGGCCGGCCGCGGCGGCCTCGCGGGCGACATCATGTCGCACGACTTCGTCGAGGCGGCGCTGATGCGGCGCGCCGGCTGGCACGTGTGGCTGGTACCCGATCTCGATGGCAGCTACGAGCAGCAGCCGCCCAACCTGGTCGAAGAGCTGCAGCGCGACCGGCGCTGGTGCCAGGGCAACCTGCTGAACGCGCGCCTCGTGGCCGAGCCCGGCCTGCACCCGGTGCATCGCGCGATGCTGGTGACCGGCGCCATGGCCTACCTGTCGGCGCCACTGTGGCTGGTGTTCGTGCTGCTGGGCGCGCTCGCGTGGCTGGCCACCGGCACGCCCAGCGGGGCCGGGCACGGCGTGCCGGCGGGGGTGCTGGCGCTGTGGACCTGCACGGTGACCATGCTGGCCTTGCCGCGCCTGCTGGGCGTGCTGGTGATTGCGCTGCGGCGCGAGACCGCGCCATATGGCGGCCCGGCGGCCTTGTTGAAAGGCGCGCTGCTCGAGGGCCTGCTCTCCGTGCTGCAGGCGCCGCTGCGCATGGCGGCGCATAGCGTGTTCGTCGCCGTCGCGCTGACCGGCTGGAAGCTCGAGTGGAAGTCACCGCCGCGCGAGGCCGAGGCTGTTCCCTGGGCCGAGGCGGCGCGCCGCTCCGCGCCGATCAGCGCGCTCGTCGCCGTGCTGCTGGCCGGCGCGCTGGCGCTGAACACGCACATGGCGCTGTGGCTGTTGCCGGTGGCGTTGCCGCTGTTGTTCGCCGCACCGCTCGCGGTGCTGACGAGCGGATCCTGGGTCGGCGAGCGGATCCGCGCGGCCGGCTTGCTGCTCACGCCCGAGGAGTGGCGCACACCGCGGGTGCTGCGGCGGGCGCGCTGGCGCGTGCTGCAGCCCGCGCTTGCGCTCCGCCTGGCTGGCATGCCGTCGCCCATCATCACCGTGCCGGACACCCGGCCGGCGGCCAACTCGGACTTCGGCCCGTGGACGGAAGGCGACCGCGTCGGCGAGCGCGCAAGGCGCAGCCATGGCGGAGGCGGCCCCCTTCACTGA